The segment AGTGGACGCGCTTCAAGGCCTTCTTTCTGGCGGCCATCGATTTTTTCTTGCGGCGGACACTTGGCTTCTCGTAATGCTCGCGCTTGCGGAGTTCTGACAAGACCCCGGCCTTCTCGCACTGTTTCTTAAAACGGCGGAGGGCGCCCTCGAACGACTCGTCCTCCTTGACCGTCACACTCGCCATCCCCTTCACACCCCCTTATCAATAGCGATGAGATGCGCTACGGTTTAACACCCTTCTCTACGGAATCCGGAAGCTGCTGCGTCACATTTCGACATTTCTTATTAAGAATCGCACCATCCGCATATAAATGT is part of the Candidatus Methylomirabilota bacterium genome and harbors:
- the rpsU gene encoding 30S ribosomal protein S21, with protein sequence MASVTVKEDESFEGALRRFKKQCEKAGVLSELRKREHYEKPSVRRKKKSMAARKKALKRVHFAVE